One genomic window of Mucilaginibacter sp. SJ includes the following:
- a CDS encoding esterase-like activity of phytase family protein, with product MKKQFLSVIALSAAILSSCHDDNKINPFSYPDMAEAQNPAILFTTADGVKVYNGGFGSAVAADPNQKDVFYLLTDRGSNVAGQTANSIIIGKPDFDPQIGKFRLKDDKLILEQTIELKNANGGKLNGLPNPAGMGASGEIPFDLSGNQLSPSADGIDSEGLVLAADGTFWVSDEYGPHIVHFDAGGKTIERINPFGTGTGGRKIPAVFATRKANRGMEGLAITPDGKTLVGMMQSPMYNPSKAKVANSTVLRILTFDIATGNTKQYAYLMDNTSLTGVSDITAVNANTFLTIERDGKFGGAPTDPATFKKVFKIDISNATDMSDPANGANGKLYSGKTVEELNDLAGLQAAGITPVTKTLVLDLLKDLPKVYPHDKAEGLALLPGNILAISNDDDFGVVDNSKNGFAAKILPATNLVDRNRIYFVKLK from the coding sequence ATGAAAAAACAATTCCTTAGCGTCATCGCGTTATCCGCGGCGATCCTTTCTTCCTGCCACGATGATAATAAGATAAATCCATTCAGTTATCCTGACATGGCCGAGGCGCAAAACCCGGCTATCCTTTTCACCACTGCCGACGGTGTAAAGGTTTATAATGGCGGCTTTGGATCGGCAGTGGCGGCAGATCCCAATCAGAAAGATGTGTTTTACCTGCTTACCGACCGTGGCTCAAATGTGGCCGGGCAGACGGCCAATTCCATCATCATCGGTAAACCAGATTTTGATCCGCAGATAGGTAAATTCAGGTTAAAGGATGATAAACTGATACTGGAACAAACCATAGAGTTAAAAAACGCTAACGGAGGAAAATTAAATGGTTTACCAAACCCCGCCGGAATGGGAGCTTCGGGCGAAATTCCATTTGATCTGAGCGGAAATCAGTTATCTCCAAGTGCTGATGGTATTGATTCGGAAGGTTTAGTTTTGGCAGCCGACGGTACTTTTTGGGTAAGCGATGAATATGGTCCGCATATTGTTCACTTTGATGCCGGCGGCAAAACCATCGAACGCATTAATCCTTTCGGTACCGGAACTGGCGGCCGTAAAATTCCCGCGGTATTTGCCACCCGCAAAGCTAACCGCGGTATGGAAGGGTTAGCCATAACACCCGATGGCAAAACACTGGTGGGCATGATGCAATCGCCAATGTATAATCCATCTAAAGCAAAGGTTGCTAATTCAACTGTATTGCGCATCCTTACCTTTGATATTGCAACGGGCAATACAAAACAGTATGCTTACCTTATGGATAATACTTCATTAACAGGCGTTAGCGATATAACAGCTGTTAATGCCAATACATTTTTAACTATTGAACGCGACGGTAAGTTCGGAGGTGCACCTACCGATCCCGCTACGTTCAAAAAAGTATTTAAAATAGATATCAGCAATGCTACCGATATGTCCGATCCGGCCAATGGCGCCAATGGTAAATTGTACAGTGGAAAAACTGTTGAAGAGCTTAATGATTTAGCCGGTTTGCAGGCCGCCGGTATTACCCCGGTTACCAAAACACTGGTGCTCGATTTGCTTAAAGATTTGCCAAAGGTATACCCCCATGATAAAGCCGAAGGGTTGGCTTTATTACCCGGTAATATCCTTGCTATATCAAATGATGACGATTTTGGTGTTGTTGATAACAGTAAAAATGGTTTTGCAGCTAAAATCCTACCTGCTACCAATTTGGTTGACAGGAACAGGATTTATTTTGTGAAGCTAAAATAA
- a CDS encoding VCBS repeat-containing protein, which translates to MKKILSIVILCSSALFACKKPSLFQQVSSSHSGIHFKNEIIENDSINPLDLVNIYNGGGVGVGDFNGDGLPDLYFTGNMVASKLYLNKGDFKFDDITDAAGVNGAGRWGRGVAVVDINNDGLPDLYICNTITKDSLKRRNILYVNQGKGNDGIPHFKDEASEYGLEAGAQSTMASFFDYDNDGDLDMYLTVNSATASYNPNLFGNSNYTANHSRGRLYRNDWNEKLHHGVFHDVSVQAGINLDGYGHAATTVDFNNDGWKDIYVSDDFISNNILYINNHDGTFTNRTKEYFKHTSYNAMGQDVIDINNDGLPDVVELDMNPEDNYRKKMILGPNSYQTYQNFDIYGTQYQYVRNTLQLNQGPRLGQNGAIGTPAFSEIGFLSGIAQTDWSWTPLITDFNNDGYRDMIVTNGFPKDVSDHDFMTYRDQAYAVTSKQKVLDQVPEIKLHNYAFVNNGNLTFSDVSKDWGLNLPTFSNGAVYVDLDNDGAMDMVVNNINDEALVYRNTSRDDKNKLDKTHYLQISFKGDKQNINGLGATAEIFYDKDKTQVYENDPYRGYISSVQSIAHFGLGKVTTIDSVLIKWPNGKREKLTKLKADQLIKVDIKNAKDPYSLVQPQIAANALFKEVTDSIGIHYTNKGSGFLDFNIQKLLPHKLSEYNPALAVGDIDGNGFDDLIIGGTAYDQAQVFFQMPDGKFNRRDLLTGNINPAHNFQDEGLLLFDANGDGKLDLYAASGGYEFAANGPEYQDRLYINDGKGNFTPTADALPSNLTSKLCVRACDYNKDGKPDLFVSGRVEPWKYPNPVSSFILRNDSENGHAKFTDVTAQVAPALKNIGMICDALFTDYDNDGWPDLVMAGEWMPVTFLKNEHGKFVNTTAQSGLGNKLGWWNSLVAGDFRHTGRTDYIVGNLGENSLIKASDQYPVYITAKEFDKSGIYSAIPSIFLPDQNGDKKEYPMYGRDDMLKQMISMRKKFTNYRSYALATMDEVLSPEQRSGALRLKANTLQSCFLRNDGNGKFTAIPLPVEAQVSVLNGMETGDFDGDGNLDVVINGNDYGSDATIGRYDALNGLMLKGDGKGNFKPLSIMQSGIYIPGDGKALVKFRDKNGQVILAASQHKDVLKVFRSENKTKTIPVKANDVYALIKYKNGNTSRQEFYFGSSFLSQSARFIQLNDKILSVTVFDDKGNQRLIN; encoded by the coding sequence ATGAAGAAAATTTTATCCATCGTTATACTATGTTCATCTGCCTTATTCGCCTGTAAAAAGCCTTCACTTTTTCAGCAGGTTTCATCATCTCATTCGGGCATTCATTTTAAAAATGAGATCATCGAAAACGATTCTATAAACCCGTTAGACCTGGTGAATATTTATAATGGAGGGGGCGTAGGGGTTGGTGATTTTAATGGCGATGGCCTGCCCGATTTGTACTTTACGGGTAATATGGTGGCAAGTAAGCTATATCTTAATAAAGGTGATTTTAAGTTTGATGATATTACCGATGCCGCGGGTGTAAATGGCGCGGGCCGATGGGGAAGAGGTGTTGCGGTAGTTGATATCAACAATGATGGTTTACCAGACCTTTACATTTGCAATACCATTACCAAAGATTCGCTGAAAAGGCGGAATATACTATACGTTAACCAGGGGAAAGGCAACGATGGTATTCCTCATTTTAAAGATGAGGCTTCAGAATATGGCCTGGAAGCAGGGGCACAATCAACCATGGCCAGCTTTTTCGATTATGACAATGATGGCGACCTGGATATGTACCTTACTGTGAACAGCGCCACGGCAAGTTACAATCCTAATTTATTCGGTAACTCAAATTATACGGCAAATCATAGCCGGGGCAGGTTGTACCGTAACGATTGGAATGAAAAATTACATCATGGCGTGTTTCATGATGTATCCGTACAGGCAGGTATTAACCTGGATGGCTACGGCCATGCAGCCACAACAGTCGATTTTAACAACGACGGGTGGAAAGACATTTACGTATCGGATGATTTTATATCAAACAACATCCTGTACATCAACAACCATGATGGTACTTTTACCAATCGTACCAAAGAATATTTTAAACACACATCCTACAACGCTATGGGGCAGGATGTTATCGATATCAATAACGATGGCTTGCCTGATGTTGTTGAACTGGACATGAATCCGGAGGACAACTATCGCAAAAAGATGATCCTCGGTCCTAATAGTTACCAAACCTATCAAAACTTTGATATTTATGGTACACAATACCAGTACGTACGCAATACCCTGCAATTAAACCAGGGCCCGCGTTTAGGGCAGAATGGTGCTATTGGCACCCCCGCTTTTAGCGAAATAGGCTTTTTAAGTGGCATCGCCCAAACCGACTGGAGCTGGACACCGCTGATCACCGATTTTAATAATGACGGCTATCGGGACATGATCGTAACCAACGGCTTCCCTAAGGATGTGTCTGACCACGACTTTATGACTTACCGTGACCAGGCTTATGCCGTTACTTCCAAACAAAAAGTTTTAGATCAGGTCCCCGAAATTAAGCTGCATAATTACGCTTTTGTGAATAACGGCAATCTCACCTTTAGCGATGTGAGCAAGGATTGGGGGCTAAACCTGCCAACTTTTTCAAACGGGGCCGTATATGTCGATCTGGATAACGACGGCGCCATGGATATGGTTGTTAATAATATCAATGACGAAGCACTGGTTTACCGCAATACATCGCGTGACGATAAAAATAAGCTTGATAAAACCCACTACCTGCAAATTAGCTTTAAAGGTGATAAGCAAAATATTAATGGTTTAGGTGCTACGGCCGAGATATTTTACGATAAGGATAAGACACAGGTATATGAAAATGATCCCTACCGGGGATATATTTCATCGGTACAAAGTATAGCGCATTTCGGTCTGGGTAAAGTTACCACAATAGATTCGGTTTTGATCAAATGGCCGAATGGCAAAAGAGAAAAGCTGACAAAACTAAAAGCAGATCAGTTAATAAAGGTTGATATAAAAAACGCTAAGGACCCTTATTCCCTGGTTCAGCCGCAAATAGCCGCGAACGCCTTATTTAAAGAAGTAACAGATTCCATAGGAATCCATTATACCAACAAGGGAAGCGGTTTTCTTGATTTTAATATCCAGAAACTACTGCCGCACAAACTTTCTGAGTATAATCCGGCTTTAGCTGTGGGGGATATCGACGGCAATGGTTTTGATGATTTGATCATTGGTGGTACAGCCTATGATCAGGCACAGGTCTTTTTCCAGATGCCCGATGGCAAATTTAACCGCCGGGACCTCTTGACAGGCAATATTAATCCTGCCCATAATTTTCAAGATGAAGGTTTGTTGCTTTTTGATGCCAATGGTGATGGTAAGCTTGATTTATATGCGGCCAGTGGAGGTTACGAATTTGCAGCAAATGGCCCTGAATATCAGGACAGGCTTTATATCAATGATGGCAAAGGCAATTTTACGCCTACTGCTGATGCTTTACCTTCAAACCTCACCAGTAAACTTTGCGTACGGGCTTGTGATTATAATAAAGATGGCAAGCCCGACCTGTTTGTATCAGGAAGAGTTGAGCCATGGAAATACCCCAACCCGGTTTCGAGTTTTATTTTGCGGAACGATAGTGAAAATGGTCATGCAAAATTTACGGACGTTACAGCACAGGTAGCCCCGGCTTTGAAAAACATAGGCATGATTTGCGATGCCCTGTTTACCGATTATGATAACGACGGCTGGCCCGACCTGGTCATGGCCGGCGAGTGGATGCCGGTAACATTCCTTAAAAATGAACATGGTAAGTTTGTTAATACCACAGCTCAATCCGGCCTGGGCAATAAGCTGGGTTGGTGGAACTCATTGGTGGCCGGCGATTTCAGGCATACCGGCCGCACGGATTATATTGTCGGGAATTTGGGCGAGAATAGCCTGATCAAAGCCAGTGACCAATATCCTGTTTACATTACAGCTAAAGAATTTGATAAAAGTGGCATCTACAGCGCGATTCCGTCTATTTTCCTACCCGATCAAAACGGGGACAAAAAAGAGTACCCAATGTACGGCCGCGATGATATGCTGAAGCAAATGATCAGCATGAGAAAAAAGTTTACCAATTATCGCTCGTACGCCTTGGCAACTATGGACGAGGTGCTTTCACCCGAACAGAGGAGCGGCGCGTTGAGGCTGAAAGCTAATACCTTACAATCATGTTTTTTAAGGAATGATGGCAATGGTAAATTTACAGCTATCCCGCTGCCGGTTGAAGCCCAGGTATCGGTATTAAACGGTATGGAAACCGGTGATTTTGACGGGGATGGAAACCTCGATGTAGTTATCAATGGCAACGATTATGGCAGTGATGCTACTATCGGGCGTTATGATGCGCTTAACGGTTTAATGCTGAAAGGTGACGGCAAAGGCAACTTTAAGCCATTAAGCATTATGCAAAGCGGTATTTATATTCCGGGGGATGGTAAGGCCCTGGTTAAGTTCCGTGATAAAAATGGGCAGGTGATATTGGCCGCCAGTCAGCATAAAGATGTTTTAAAAGTTTTCAGATCAGAAAATAAAACAAAAACTATCCCGGTTAAGGCCAATGATGTTTATGCACTGATTAAATATAAGAACGGCAATACCTCAAGGCAGGAATTTTATTTTGGCTCATCTTTTTTATCGCAGTCGGCAAGGTTTATACAGCTTAATGACAAAATATTAAGCGTTACAGTTTTTGATGACAAGGGTAATCAAAGGCTTATAAATTAG
- a CDS encoding SusC/RagA family TonB-linked outer membrane protein — protein MRGKLRIKKVVALICTSLSFVLISLSGHAQSKLITGKITGSDNGLPLPGVTVKIKGSTQAAGSKADGTYSITAGSNETLVFSFVGFLNQEIAINGRSVINVSLVPDNKTLTEVVVVGYGTTKRKDLTGSVSSVTAEQIAKVPVTALDQALQGRSSGVQVTNNDGAPGGGVSVLIRGIGSLANNDPLYVVDGYPITGGLNNINPNDIASIDILKDASATAIYGVRASNGVVIVTTKKGKKDGGAQVSLDAYASLQSRPKTYKVLNAQQWATLANEVHANEGFTELPEWSNPSALRSVDWQDAVYRQGLKQNYNLAIRGGNDKVQSAFSVGYYNQKGIVLGSYFKRINLGTNIDYSINKWLKSSTSAVFSRQNSNNPFGTGSLSQLSELIPTITGNKLTDQIKDANGNYGYYNPVNIYTKSWNNPVYTIETQDSKNATNYFLGHSSLEATLIEGLKVKTSFGINTTDFSSHYFTPSDTRAIQQYGVGNQSSISFYSQNASTTYEWLWENTISYTKTFGKHSIDFVGGVSQQSNTVTNIGGSGNDLPSNAIRDLSQVKNLVAYGGKQTYTLASQFGRVSYKFADRYLLTATVRRDGSSRFYQGNQYGVFPSGSIAWKAKEESFLKDVNWLSDLKFRGGYGKVGNQSGIPLFRYLARYTSGGPAASGTNVGYPFDKTYQNGLALLNLDNTNLKWETSKQTDIGMDAAFLNNKLTLTVDYYKKDSKDFLLNILTPAQTGFTSAAQNVGSISNKGFEFAVNYRNSVRDFNYGIGVNITTVSNKLLSINKNTKFITNLVNLPLNAMGWSTFSQTNIGQPVGEFYGYQALGIFQTQAEITALDSKSPTGHYQGTASQPTKPGDRKFKDVNGDGQITADDRVSLGSPIPKFYGGMNIDLSYKAFDFNAFFYGSYGNKIFNYQERNLESFQAPGFVGVENVSLQYYQNRWTPTNPSNRYARVTYNDDISANNVASSVYVENGSYLRLRNVTLGYTLPSALTKKFSVTKIRFYIAAQNLFTITKYTGLDPEIGQATGTDPNNNNVSTTNPTASGIDLGTYPSSKFYTLGLNVTF, from the coding sequence ATGAGAGGAAAACTACGTATCAAAAAAGTTGTGGCTTTAATCTGTACAAGTTTATCATTCGTGTTGATAAGCCTGTCGGGGCATGCCCAAAGTAAACTGATTACCGGTAAGATCACCGGTTCGGACAACGGACTACCTTTGCCGGGTGTTACCGTTAAGATAAAAGGGAGCACACAGGCTGCGGGTTCAAAGGCCGACGGTACTTATTCAATAACTGCAGGGAGTAATGAAACGCTTGTTTTTAGCTTTGTTGGCTTCTTAAACCAGGAGATTGCAATAAACGGCAGATCGGTTATTAACGTATCACTGGTGCCCGATAATAAAACACTGACCGAGGTAGTTGTTGTGGGTTATGGTACTACTAAGCGTAAAGATTTAACGGGTTCGGTTAGCTCGGTTACTGCCGAGCAAATTGCTAAAGTGCCTGTTACCGCTTTAGATCAGGCTTTACAGGGGCGTTCATCAGGGGTACAGGTTACCAACAATGACGGTGCACCGGGTGGCGGCGTTAGTGTATTGATCAGGGGGATAGGCAGTTTGGCGAATAACGACCCCTTATATGTTGTTGATGGTTATCCTATTACCGGCGGCCTTAATAATATCAATCCAAATGATATTGCATCAATTGACATTCTTAAAGATGCTTCAGCTACCGCTATCTATGGGGTTCGTGCATCAAACGGTGTTGTAATTGTTACTACTAAAAAAGGAAAAAAAGATGGGGGTGCGCAGGTGTCTCTTGATGCATATGCTTCGCTTCAATCGAGGCCCAAAACATATAAGGTGTTAAACGCACAGCAATGGGCAACGTTGGCTAATGAAGTTCATGCTAATGAAGGATTTACAGAATTGCCGGAGTGGAGCAATCCATCAGCTTTACGGAGTGTAGACTGGCAAGACGCAGTTTATCGCCAGGGACTAAAACAAAATTATAATTTGGCTATTCGCGGTGGTAATGATAAAGTGCAGTCAGCGTTCTCGGTTGGGTATTATAATCAAAAAGGTATTGTATTAGGTTCATATTTCAAACGAATAAACTTAGGTACAAACATTGATTATAGCATTAACAAATGGTTAAAGTCATCCACAAGCGCTGTATTTTCAAGGCAAAATAGTAACAATCCATTCGGAACAGGTTCTTTGTCACAACTGAGTGAACTGATCCCTACTATAACAGGTAACAAACTTACCGATCAAATTAAAGATGCCAATGGCAATTACGGTTACTATAACCCTGTAAATATCTACACTAAAAGCTGGAACAATCCTGTTTATACCATTGAAACACAGGATTCAAAAAACGCGACAAACTATTTCCTGGGTCATAGTTCGTTAGAAGCTACTTTGATTGAGGGTTTAAAAGTTAAAACAAGCTTTGGTATCAATACTACGGATTTTTCCAGCCATTACTTTACGCCGTCTGATACCCGTGCAATTCAGCAATATGGTGTAGGCAACCAAAGCAGCATCAGCTTTTATTCGCAAAATGCAAGCACCACTTATGAGTGGTTATGGGAAAATACCATTTCATACACTAAAACCTTTGGCAAACACAGTATTGATTTTGTTGGTGGTGTGTCTCAGCAAAGCAATACAGTTACAAACATTGGTGGCAGCGGTAATGATTTACCAAGTAACGCCATCAGGGACTTATCGCAGGTTAAAAATCTTGTTGCCTATGGTGGAAAGCAGACCTATACGCTTGCATCGCAGTTTGGCAGGGTAAGTTATAAGTTTGCAGATAGGTATCTGTTAACTGCTACGGTGCGCCGGGATGGCTCTTCGAGATTTTACCAGGGAAATCAATACGGTGTGTTCCCCTCTGGTTCGATAGCATGGAAAGCCAAAGAAGAATCATTTTTAAAAGATGTTAACTGGTTATCAGATCTAAAGTTTAGAGGTGGATACGGTAAAGTAGGTAACCAGTCAGGTATTCCTTTATTCAGGTATTTAGCACGTTATACATCAGGCGGGCCAGCCGCTTCAGGTACTAACGTAGGATATCCGTTTGATAAAACTTATCAAAATGGTTTAGCTTTATTAAACCTTGATAATACCAATTTGAAATGGGAAACATCCAAACAAACAGATATTGGTATGGATGCCGCCTTTTTAAACAACAAGCTTACGCTAACTGTTGATTATTATAAAAAGGATTCTAAAGATTTCTTATTAAATATCCTTACCCCGGCACAAACAGGTTTTACAAGCGCTGCTCAAAATGTGGGTAGTATAAGTAATAAAGGGTTTGAATTTGCTGTTAACTACAGGAATTCAGTAAGGGATTTTAATTATGGGATTGGTGTTAACATCACTACAGTAAGCAACAAGTTGTTGAGTATCAATAAGAATACTAAGTTTATTACAAACCTTGTTAACCTGCCATTAAATGCAATGGGTTGGTCAACCTTCAGCCAAACAAATATAGGACAGCCGGTAGGCGAGTTTTATGGTTACCAGGCTTTAGGGATATTTCAAACCCAGGCAGAGATAACCGCATTAGATTCAAAATCGCCTACAGGGCATTATCAGGGTACAGCTTCCCAGCCAACTAAACCGGGCGATCGTAAGTTTAAAGATGTAAACGGCGATGGCCAGATCACTGCTGATGACCGCGTTAGTTTGGGAAGCCCGATCCCCAAGTTTTATGGAGGTATGAACATTGATCTTTCTTATAAGGCATTTGATTTTAACGCGTTCTTTTACGGAAGCTATGGCAATAAGATCTTCAATTACCAGGAACGTAACCTGGAAAGTTTCCAGGCGCCGGGATTTGTAGGTGTTGAAAATGTTAGTTTACAATATTATCAAAACCGCTGGACGCCAACTAACCCATCAAATCGTTATGCAAGGGTTACTTATAATGACGATATCAGTGCCAATAACGTTGCATCAAGCGTTTATGTGGAAAATGGCAGTTACCTGCGCTTGCGCAATGTTACTTTAGGATACACATTGCCATCCGCTTTAACTAAAAAGTTCTCTGTTACAAAGATCCGCTTCTATATAGCAGCTCAAAATCTGTTCACAATAACCAAATATACCGGGCTTGATCCTGAAATTGGACAAGCTACCGGGACGGATCCGAATAACAATAATGTATCGACCACCAATCCAACGGCTTCAGGTATAGATCTGGGAACTTATCCTTCCTCTAAATTTTACACTTTAGGTTTAAATGTCACTTTTTAA
- a CDS encoding RagB/SusD family nutrient uptake outer membrane protein, protein MNQTDSQNPTAQVLFDKPEDGIALVNAIYDTYQNADLLKKSIWYYANFQSHDFFNWGADRFYNTYAIPSTFGAIEVFWTRAYVGIARANSALPIIAKMKAKGILTAALADRLTGEVYFLRGMTYYYLAASFGGVPLELKDGTNLGLTARSTQDQVFTQVVSDLTAATGLLPWKEDLPTSETGRATKGAALGYLGAAQMWLKKYADALASYNQLIGKYTLLPNFIDVNEYDKQNNAESLFEVQFDVAGTQSWGASNEVAWISTFGMPEEVTNFGYDYANSALAGSFQTGDLRRIATVIGPGDENPSPGIKARGGIKSYPLVIAGFASTDPAVKAKYTGDDGKIINTCGTKTRPWVGSDNTQLRTGYYNEKFWRDPTLVGNSGDQTIFGAQNQILLRYGEVLLSKAECQARTGDAAGALATLKLVRDRAFGGSAPLTFISDGKVITDPLQMIYSEYRHELSGEYSTFYDLRRAGVATEFVKNVYGVTIPAGRELYPIPQFEIGLNPNLTQNPGY, encoded by the coding sequence TTGAATCAAACAGATTCTCAGAATCCTACAGCACAGGTTTTATTTGATAAGCCTGAAGACGGTATAGCGCTTGTTAATGCAATTTATGATACGTATCAAAATGCGGACTTATTAAAGAAATCTATCTGGTATTATGCCAACTTTCAGTCGCACGACTTTTTTAACTGGGGTGCGGATCGTTTTTACAACACCTATGCAATTCCTTCAACCTTTGGTGCTATCGAAGTTTTCTGGACACGCGCTTATGTTGGAATTGCCCGTGCAAACTCTGCTTTGCCTATCATTGCGAAAATGAAAGCCAAGGGCATTTTAACAGCGGCCCTTGCCGATAGGCTGACCGGCGAAGTTTACTTTTTACGAGGAATGACGTACTATTACCTGGCAGCAAGTTTTGGTGGTGTTCCTTTGGAGTTGAAAGATGGTACCAACCTTGGTTTAACGGCACGTAGTACACAAGATCAGGTATTTACGCAAGTAGTATCTGACCTTACAGCAGCTACCGGTTTATTGCCATGGAAGGAAGATTTACCAACTTCAGAAACTGGCCGTGCTACTAAAGGGGCTGCCCTGGGTTATTTGGGTGCAGCACAAATGTGGCTTAAAAAATATGCCGATGCATTAGCGTCATACAACCAGTTAATAGGAAAATATACCCTGCTTCCTAACTTCATTGATGTAAATGAATACGACAAGCAAAATAATGCCGAATCACTTTTCGAGGTACAATTTGATGTAGCAGGAACCCAAAGCTGGGGCGCAAGTAATGAAGTGGCATGGATCAGCACTTTTGGTATGCCCGAAGAGGTAACCAACTTTGGTTATGATTATGCCAACTCGGCTTTGGCTGGTTCTTTCCAGACTGGAGATTTGCGCAGAATTGCCACCGTGATAGGCCCCGGCGATGAAAACCCAAGCCCGGGTATCAAAGCAAGGGGAGGCATAAAATCATATCCTTTAGTGATTGCCGGTTTTGCAAGTACCGACCCGGCTGTTAAAGCAAAATATACAGGTGATGATGGAAAGATCATCAACACATGCGGTACAAAAACACGTCCTTGGGTTGGTTCTGATAACACGCAGTTGAGAACCGGTTATTACAACGAAAAATTCTGGAGAGACCCTACATTGGTAGGTAACTCAGGCGATCAAACCATATTTGGTGCTCAAAACCAGATACTGTTACGTTATGGCGAAGTTTTGTTAAGCAAGGCTGAATGCCAGGCCCGCACAGGCGATGCCGCTGGTGCGTTGGCTACCCTGAAACTGGTTCGTGACCGTGCTTTTGGCGGCTCAGCACCGTTAACTTTCATTAGCGATGGCAAAGTCATAACTGATCCTTTACAAATGATTTACAGTGAATACAGGCATGAATTATCTGGTGAATATTCAACTTTTTATGATTTGAGGAGAGCCGGTGTAGCTACCGAATTTGTTAAGAATGTGTACGGCGTAACTATACCTGCCGGTCGCGAATTGTATCCTATCCCTCAGTTTGAAATTGGCCTTAATCCCAATTTAACTCAAAACCCGGGCTATTAA